A genomic window from Silene latifolia isolate original U9 population chromosome Y, ASM4854445v1, whole genome shotgun sequence includes:
- the LOC141634217 gene encoding protein FAR1-RELATED SEQUENCE 6-like: MQVMDSQSYSNINETQDKVNDEATHWEGQDGEINFETIDLLDDEEAIPEDYLASLEENMSDDGEENSPSNTEDEFDGDNNDHSVIENVEAPQDGMEFETVEELKKHLRNYAKQCGFSIRQRNVKPSPKTKLPPKHILWVCNKDGKQVNRSQNKIKPRPSQMIGCNAKFNAKEFEGRWRYTKVELGHNHDLNPEDVRYLRAYRKLPKEVERRVLINDEAGIRPSRSYLAEAVKLAGPDSIAMYHYFMKSMKESDNFFFMLDLERDGRLRNIMWVDARSRAAYKDFCDAVGLDTTYLNNKYEMPFAPFIGIKHHGQTILLGCALLSREDTESFRWLLRTWVDCMGVAPRAIITDQSIPITKAVELEMPNTRHRWCLWHIMEKQHKKLKNYKDFEKIKAAMANCVYDSMSVGEFEVGWKNFVDEFGLAKNAWLYTLYKDKTSLKQFVLKYDLALGSKCDKERLLDHQSKYTSYKIVTKFAAERVFQPIYTHYAFQRVMEEVRGCLYTTPSIFADEEDYSEYKVEDTREFGDLAIEKRVEYMVRLDKRTNHVQCSCKLFEMRGIMCRHTVKILYDCGVQQIPDLYIVRRWRKDIDRPYTRVKVPYYNPVKSEIVARYEKMQDEFEKVAIKAMNTEEEFGIVMNGITLLNQNLTRSKEISGKEAMSSEQVNENEESQDVIFVFDNSEGTQTKVALQDPSQVKSVGRPRIRVRGRQKNVPKKTTSRRTNNNHDAGEGSKSKRKKVSDTVNLRDEVDPEADALYLSQIEMTTDYYHQTGDLFNNTVHAGGYTR; the protein is encoded by the exons ATGCAAGTTATGGACTCTCAAAGTTATTCAAATATTAACGAGACGCAAGATAAAGTAAATGATGAAGCAACTCATTGGGAAGGACAAGATGGAGAAATTAATTTTGAAACCATTGACTTATTAGATGATGAAGAAGCTATCCCAGAAGATTATTTGGCTAGTTTAGAAGAAAACATGAGTGATGACGGTGAAGAAAACAGTCCGAGCAACACTGAAGATGAATTCGATGGTGATAATAATGATCATTCAGTTATTGAAAATGTGGAAGCACCACAAGATGGCATGGAATTTGAAACAGTAGAAGAGTTAAAAAAACACCTCCGTAATTATGCTAAGCAATGTGGTTTTTCAATTCGACAGAGAAATGTGAAGCCGTCACCGAAAACAAAGTTACCACCTAAGCATATTTTATGGGTTTGTAACAAGGATGGAAAACAAGTGAACAGGTCGCAAAATAAAATTAAACCTAGACCATCTCAAATGATCGGGTGCAACGCGAAATTCAATGCCAAGGAGTTTGAGGGTCGGTGGAGATATACGAAGGTAGAACTGGGTCATAATCATGACCTTAACCCCGAGGATGTGAGATATTTGCGAGCTTATAGAAAATTGCCAAAAGAAGTAGAGAGGAGAGTTTTGATAAATGATGAGGCTGGCATAAGGCCATCTCGATCCTATTTGGCAGAGGCTGTGAAATTGGCCGGGCCAGATTCCATCGCTATGTATCACTACTTTATGAAGTCCATGAAGGAGtcagataatttttttttcatgttaGATTTGGAACGTGACGGCCGTCTTCGCAATATAATGTGGGTGGATGCTAGGAGTAGAGCGGCTTACAAAGATTTTTGTGATGCCGTTGGACTTGATACCACATATCTGAATAACAAGTACGAGATGCCATTCGCTCCTTTTATAGGGATAAAACACCATGGTCAAACTATACTTTTAGGTTGTGCACTACTATCTAGAGAGGATACAGAGTCTTTTAGGTGGCTTCTCAGAACTTGGGTAGATTGCATGGGTGTGGCACCTAGAGCCATTATCACTGATCAGAGTATCCCTATAACGAAAGCTGTTGAGTTGGAAATGCCAAATACTAGGCATAGGTGGTGTCTTTGGCATATTATGGAAAAACAACACAAAAAATTGAAGAATTACAAGGACTTTGAGAAGATTAAAGCTGCAATGGCAAATTGCGTCTATGATTCAATGAGTGTTGGTGAGTTCGAAGTAGGTTGGAAAAATTTTGTGGATGAATTTGGATTGGCTAAAAATGCTTGGTTGTACACTTTATATAAAGA CAAGACATCGTTGAAACAATTTGTGCTCAAGTACGATCTTGCTCTCGGTTCAAAGTGTGACAAGGAGAGGCTTTTGGATCATCAGTCAAAATACACCAGTTACAAAATTGTAACCAAATTTGCCGCCGAAAGAGTTTTCCAACCGATTTACACGCACTACGCATTTCAAAGGGTGATGGAAGAGGTAAGAGGTTGCTTGTATACCACTCCTAGTATCTTTGCGGATGAGGAAGACTATAGTGAGTacaaggtggaggatactcgtGAATTTGGGGACTTAGCCATAGAGAAGAGAGTTGAGTACATGGTCAGGTTAGACAAGAGGACTAATCATGTTCAGTGTAGTTGCAAGTTATTTGAAATGCGTGGTATCATGTGTAGGCATACGGTAAAAATTCTTTACGATTGTGGTGTCCAACAAATTCCAGATTTATATATTGTTAGACGATGGAGGAAGGATATTGATAGACCATACACTAGGGTGAAAGTGCCTTACTATAATCCTGTAAAAAGTGAGATTGTAGCTAGGTATGAGAAAATGCAGGATGAGTTTGAAAAGGTTGCCATCAAAGCTATGAATACTGAGGAAGAATTTGGTATTGTGATGAATGGTATTACCCTTCTTAACCAGAATCTTACAAGGAGCAAAGAAATTTCTGGTAAGGAAGCTATGTCATCCGAGCAAGTCAACGAAAATGAAGAATCACAAGATGTCATATTTGTGTTCGATAATTCAGAAGGAACTCAAACTAAAGTTGCCTTACAAGATCCAAGCCAGGTGAAATCTGTTGGAAGGCCACGAATTCGAGTCAGGGGAAGGCAGAAAAATGTACCCAAGAAAACCACTTCCAGACGGACAAACAATAACCATGATGCAGGAGAG GGAAGCAAATCAAAGAGGAAAAAAGTTAGTGACACCGTAAATTTACGTGATGAAGTTGATCCGGAAGCGGATGCCTTGTATTTGTCTCAAATAGAGATGACCACTGATTATTATCATCAAACAGGCGACCTGTTTAATAATACGGTTCATGCTGGTGGATATACGAGATGA
- the LOC141627816 gene encoding uncharacterized protein LOC141627816 has protein sequence MKSGNLLFSGRNRQGNGKAPSLVDLCVQTAIDNVKYIGDVGDTDSHLLERILPHCTVEELMHIENANIERDLSPITDRLWKKYYEVKFGAKNVEIVVDRMAKERVSYKWRQLYQAKLKEQNEIQKQSLERLAQSFKNENARKQSRQIQFIAKAPPSSKKRSFCGRSFVVIQWF, from the exons ATGAAATCGGGGAACTTACTTTTTTCTGGCAGAAATAGACAGGGAAATGGAAAGGCTCCATCTTTGGTTGATCTGTGTGTTCAAACCGCAATTGATAATGTTAAATACATTGGTGATGTTGGCGACACAGATTCACATCTTCTTGAGCGCATTTTACCCCATTGTACAGTGGAGGAGTTGATGCATATTGAAAATGCTAACATT GAGAGGGATCTAAGTCCAATTACTGATAGACTCTGGAAGAAATACTACGAGGTAAAATTTGGTGCAAAGAATGTAGAAATAGTTGTGGACAGGATGGCAAAGGAAAGAGTGTCATATAAATGGAGGCAACTGTATCAG GCAAAGTTAAAGGAGCAGAATGAGATCCAGAAGCAATCATTAGAGCGACTGGCACAATCATTCAAGAATGAAAATGCCC GAAAGCAAAGTCGGCAAATCCAGTTTATTGCAAAGGCTCCACCCTCTTCTAAGAAACGGAGTTTTTGTGGACGTAGTTTTGTTGTTATTCAGTGGTTTTAA